From a single bacterium genomic region:
- the infC gene encoding translation initiation factor IF-3 produces MRINERIRAREVRLIGDGGEQLGVVPTRDALARAQDAGLDLVEVASTANPPVCRIMDFGKYKYEQAKRERVAHKKSKTSGLKGMRLSPKIGQHDLDTKTRAVTSFLKDGDKVRVSMWFRGREMAHPQVGEQILKRMAAQLADVGVVERPPLMEGRNMIMILAPKKN; encoded by the coding sequence ATCAGAATCAACGAGCGCATTCGGGCCCGCGAGGTGCGGCTGATCGGGGACGGTGGCGAACAGCTCGGCGTAGTACCGACGCGCGACGCGCTCGCGCGCGCGCAGGACGCCGGGCTTGATCTGGTCGAGGTGGCGTCGACCGCCAACCCGCCGGTGTGCCGGATCATGGACTTCGGCAAGTACAAGTACGAACAGGCGAAGCGCGAGCGGGTTGCCCACAAGAAGTCGAAGACGTCGGGGCTCAAAGGCATGCGGTTGAGCCCGAAGATCGGGCAGCACGATCTCGACACCAAGACGCGCGCCGTCACGAGCTTCTTGAAGGACGGCGACAAGGTGCGGGTCTCGATGTGGTTTCGCGGGCGCGAAATGGCACATCCGCAGGTCGGCGAGCAGATTCTGAAGCGGATGGCGGCGCAGCTCGCCGACGTCGGCGTCGTCGAACGGCCGCCGCTTATGGAAGGCCGGAACATGATCATGATTCTGGCGCCGAAGAAGAACTGA
- a CDS encoding metallophosphoesterase, translating to MRRRGTRVPVRPAGAVKRGPVARGSPSANPQPAGTTSPLGFAFANPHATRDNYDTFDPKNVFADASIKSTPTPEPVPVPRRTPPVLALADVVGAGVVSQIQRAGKIVFHAVGDTGGIKQPDSQFKVADAMAAEIAGATYAGGRPTFFFHLGDVVYYYGQERYYYDQFYDPYRDYDAPIFAVPGNHDGVLFPGEPVKYSLEPFCNNFCTAKPVHHVVAQGCARTTMTQPGVYFTLDAPFVKIIGLYSNTSEGATQGLLSGPKVGPDQLNFLQAQLQAAAVRRAQNDRRAVVIAVHHPPFTGSGSHTPNPAMLGDIDAACRKAGIYPDVVLSGHAHLYERYTRTVAGRQIPYVVAGSGGYFNLSGFKPGAGGQKPKPPVTGTDANGNPLTLEAFSDTLYGYLRLAVDLGTLSCEFVAVDKATGRAGVSDGFGVNLATYAVTSRPGPRLGA from the coding sequence GTGCGGCGCCGCGGCACGCGCGTCCCGGTGCGCCCGGCCGGTGCGGTCAAACGTGGGCCCGTCGCCCGCGGCTCGCCATCCGCCAATCCTCAGCCCGCCGGCACGACGTCGCCGCTCGGCTTCGCGTTCGCCAATCCGCACGCGACGCGGGACAACTACGACACCTTTGACCCTAAGAACGTCTTCGCCGACGCCAGCATCAAGTCGACCCCCACACCCGAGCCGGTGCCGGTGCCGCGGCGCACGCCGCCCGTGCTCGCACTCGCGGACGTCGTCGGCGCCGGCGTCGTCTCTCAAATTCAGCGGGCGGGCAAGATCGTGTTTCACGCCGTCGGCGACACCGGCGGCATCAAGCAACCGGACAGCCAGTTCAAGGTGGCGGATGCGATGGCGGCCGAGATCGCAGGCGCGACCTACGCGGGCGGGCGACCGACGTTCTTCTTCCACCTCGGCGACGTGGTCTACTACTATGGTCAGGAGCGCTACTACTACGATCAGTTCTACGATCCGTACCGCGACTACGATGCGCCGATCTTCGCCGTGCCGGGCAACCACGACGGCGTGCTTTTTCCCGGAGAGCCGGTCAAGTACTCGCTGGAGCCGTTCTGCAACAACTTCTGCACAGCCAAGCCGGTGCACCACGTCGTCGCACAGGGCTGCGCGCGGACGACGATGACGCAGCCCGGCGTGTACTTTACGCTCGACGCGCCGTTCGTCAAGATCATCGGCCTGTACTCGAACACGAGCGAGGGCGCGACCCAGGGTCTGCTCAGCGGTCCAAAGGTGGGCCCGGACCAACTCAACTTTCTGCAAGCCCAACTGCAAGCCGCGGCCGTGCGGCGCGCGCAGAACGACCGGCGCGCCGTCGTCATCGCCGTGCACCATCCGCCGTTTACCGGCAGCGGCAGCCACACGCCGAATCCGGCGATGCTGGGTGACATCGACGCCGCGTGCCGGAAGGCCGGCATCTACCCGGACGTCGTGCTCTCCGGCCACGCCCATCTGTACGAGCGGTACACGCGGACGGTCGCCGGCCGCCAGATCCCGTACGTCGTCGCCGGGAGCGGCGGCTACTTCAATCTATCAGGCTTCAAGCCCGGCGCCGGCGGGCAGAAGCCGAAGCCTCCGGTGACAGGCACCGACGCGAACGGCAATCCGCTCACACTCGAGGCGTTTTCTGACACCCTTTACGGCTATCTGCGGCTCGCGGTCGATCTCGGGACGCTCTCCTGCGAGTTCGTGGCTGTGGACAAGGCCACCGGCAGGGCGGGAGTGTCCGACGGGTTCGGCGTCAACCTGGCGACGTACGCGGTGACGTCGCGGCCGGGTCCGCGGCTGGGCGCATGA
- the rplT gene encoding 50S ribosomal protein L20, with product MARVKRGVTTRRRHHKVLKLAKGYWGKKSRWFKLANQTVHRALQQAFNHRRARKREFRRLWIARINAAARIHGTSYSRLIFGLRRAGIEVNRKVLADLAVRDDRAFEALVKRSRSDG from the coding sequence ATGGCACGCGTAAAGCGAGGGGTCACGACCCGTCGCCGGCACCACAAAGTTCTAAAGCTCGCCAAGGGGTACTGGGGCAAGAAGAGCCGCTGGTTCAAGCTCGCGAACCAGACGGTGCACCGCGCGCTCCAACAGGCGTTCAACCACCGGCGCGCCCGGAAGCGGGAGTTCCGGCGGCTGTGGATCGCGCGCATCAACGCCGCGGCGCGTATTCACGGGACGTCGTACAGCCGCCTGATCTTCGGTCTCCGCCGCGCGGGGATCGAGGTCAACCGCAAGGTGCTCGCCGATCTCGCCGTTCGCGACGACCGCGCCTTCGAAGCGCTCGTCAAGCGCTCGCGCTCGGACGGCTAG
- the rpmI gene encoding 50S ribosomal protein L35 codes for MPKLKTHQGTAKRIRVTARKRLLRGRQLGGHLMVGKSPKRRRSLRQRREIEGTDRARVAALLPYR; via the coding sequence ATGCCGAAGCTCAAGACGCACCAGGGGACGGCGAAGCGGATCCGCGTGACCGCGCGGAAGCGTCTGCTGCGCGGTCGCCAGCTCGGCGGCCATTTGATGGTGGGCAAGTCGCCGAAGCGCCGGCGGTCGCTGCGCCAGCGGCGGGAGATCGAGGGGACGGACCGCGCGCGGGTGGCGGCGCTGCTGCCCTACAGGTAA
- a CDS encoding TetR/AcrR family transcriptional regulator: MSIRTVRRSTAATDTRDRLLQAAMEVFAEQGYHGTTVDDVVAVSGTSKGAFYHYFSSKQHVFLTLMDTLAGLVEAGAESAIAGEPTALRKVEGALRVVLETAETRRDLAKILLVEAVGLGPALEEKRLEIHRRFAQVIQRHLDRAVTERAIPAQNTALAAQAWLGTLNEVITQWLVAGDGRVTDRLPDLRLLLLRSIGASDARKEIEQ; encoded by the coding sequence ATGTCCATCCGAACCGTCCGGCGGTCCACGGCCGCCACCGACACGAGGGACCGTCTACTCCAGGCGGCGATGGAGGTCTTCGCCGAGCAGGGGTACCACGGCACCACCGTCGACGACGTTGTCGCGGTCTCGGGCACATCAAAAGGGGCCTTCTACCACTACTTCTCGAGTAAACAGCACGTGTTCCTCACGCTTATGGACACCCTCGCGGGCCTCGTCGAGGCCGGCGCAGAGTCGGCGATCGCCGGCGAACCCACCGCCCTCCGCAAGGTCGAAGGCGCGTTGCGGGTCGTGCTCGAGACCGCCGAGACGCGGCGCGACCTCGCGAAGATCCTGCTCGTCGAAGCGGTCGGCCTGGGCCCCGCCCTGGAGGAGAAACGCCTTGAGATCCACCGCCGCTTCGCGCAGGTGATCCAGCGGCACCTCGACCGTGCCGTCACCGAACGGGCGATCCCCGCCCAGAACACGGCGCTCGCGGCTCAGGCGTGGCTCGGCACGCTCAACGAGGTGATCACGCAATGGCTCGTGGCCGGCGACGGACGCGTGACCGATCGCCTTCCCGACCTTCGGCTGCTGCTGCTGCGCAGCATCGGCGCGTCGGACGCGCGAAAGGAGATCGAACAGTGA